A window of Thermoleophilia bacterium contains these coding sequences:
- a CDS encoding DUF1385 domain-containing protein, protein MDDDRADTDRVLRGAAPGLGGAPRSAEAAPSSSGGGASDLASGAPPGANGAVSRAGSGAPPRIGGIALRNGLIVVSERHWAAAIREPDGGIKVASGKKVPLARPGAWSGVPVARGLLRFAETLVVLGMAKAKLPNAELPIEGNRVAAALAVSLAASSVVRAAARRSPVAAEIGTALAAVVPAVLAVRGSAVSGYHGAEHKVIGAWEAAWRAGLRGPEALRRGVMQEATKEHERCGSNIVGPYLVAGVAANLLARTSLGRRSRLASAVASAASLGVALEAVRWANTHADSLLARLLLAPGRLIQKRFTTSEPTPEQLEVGRRALEELLALEKLL, encoded by the coding sequence ATGGATGATGACCGAGCAGACACTGATAGGGTACTTCGGGGAGCGGCGCCGGGGTTGGGCGGCGCGCCGCGAAGCGCCGAGGCCGCGCCGAGCAGCTCCGGCGGCGGGGCATCCGACCTCGCTTCGGGCGCGCCTCCTGGTGCCAACGGCGCTGTCTCCCGCGCTGGTTCTGGCGCACCGCCGCGCATCGGCGGCATCGCTCTTCGCAACGGGCTCATTGTAGTAAGCGAGAGACACTGGGCGGCGGCGATCCGCGAACCCGACGGCGGCATAAAGGTGGCTTCGGGAAAGAAGGTGCCGCTTGCGCGTCCTGGAGCCTGGTCGGGGGTGCCGGTGGCGCGCGGTCTACTACGCTTTGCCGAGACGCTTGTAGTGCTCGGCATGGCCAAAGCCAAGTTGCCAAATGCCGAGCTTCCCATTGAGGGCAACCGGGTGGCTGCAGCTCTAGCTGTTTCGCTTGCTGCAAGCTCGGTTGTAAGAGCTGCGGCTCGTCGCTCGCCTGTGGCGGCTGAAATCGGCACAGCGTTGGCGGCGGTGGTTCCGGCTGTGCTGGCGGTGCGGGGTTCGGCTGTCTCCGGGTACCATGGTGCAGAGCACAAGGTAATCGGCGCGTGGGAGGCGGCATGGCGAGCGGGGCTGCGCGGGCCGGAGGCGCTACGGCGGGGGGTCATGCAAGAGGCGACCAAGGAGCACGAGCGTTGCGGCTCGAACATTGTGGGACCTTATCTAGTGGCAGGCGTGGCGGCCAACCTGCTTGCTCGCACCAGTTTAGGACGTAGATCGCGTCTGGCTTCGGCAGTTGCGTCGGCTGCGAGTTTGGGCGTGGCTCTGGAAGCGGTGCGGTGGGCAAATACGCATGCCGATTCACTGCTCGCCCGGCTATTGCTTGCTCCCGGTCGTCTTATTCAGAAGCGCTTTACCACTAGCGAACCTACGCCGGAGCAGCTGGAAGTGGGAAGGCGAGCTCTTGAGGAGCTACTGGCTCTGGAGAAGTTACTGTGA
- a CDS encoding MFS transporter — protein MSKPGSEAASGIGEPSRASSPYSSGPYAQPPRGLGRRKGTVLIVSSLGGFLVTFMGSSINIALPLIGAEFKVSAVTLSWVSLAYVLVSGACLLPAGRLADLYGRVRIFTYGMVVFSVFSLASAFAPSATVLLILRALNGIGLATGSATNAALVITAYPPDTRGRALGLNVACIYSGLTLGPVLGGFIVHQLGWRSLFIITGLLGLVNVWLPARRLLSLDRRHEAAGRFDVVGSGIYAVGLTAMLVGLSYLPGLVGVCMTAAGAFGLGLFVWWEGRASDPLLRLSLFRRNRVFALANAAALIQYAATSAVVFLLSLYLQYNRGLDPQKAGLVLVTGSVVQVLLAPLVGRLTDRLDTRYLASGGMAAGVLGILGLSFAGSATPFWYIIVMLCVLNGGVAFFSTPNTHAVMNSVHTRLVGVASATLATMRQAGMNLSQGIATMILALEVGRRAIQPADYPQLLESLRISYWIFTALPVVGVAASLVGPRRKAERPIDGEAGRYE, from the coding sequence TTGAGTAAGCCAGGCAGCGAGGCCGCCAGTGGCATTGGCGAGCCCAGTCGGGCCAGTAGTCCGTATAGCAGTGGCCCGTATGCTCAGCCCCCCCGAGGACTAGGCCGGCGCAAAGGTACGGTTCTCATAGTCTCGTCCTTGGGGGGCTTTCTGGTCACCTTCATGGGCTCGTCGATAAACATCGCGCTGCCCCTGATTGGAGCCGAGTTCAAGGTCTCTGCGGTAACCCTGAGCTGGGTGTCCCTGGCCTATGTTCTGGTTTCGGGGGCTTGCCTGCTCCCCGCGGGGCGGCTGGCGGACCTTTATGGGCGGGTGCGCATCTTTACCTACGGGATGGTGGTATTTAGCGTCTTCAGCTTGGCCAGTGCTTTTGCTCCTTCCGCAACAGTTCTACTGATTCTGCGGGCTCTTAACGGCATCGGTCTTGCTACTGGATCAGCCACTAACGCCGCGCTGGTCATTACAGCCTATCCTCCTGACACCAGAGGCAGGGCGCTGGGCCTAAACGTGGCTTGCATCTACTCAGGCCTGACCTTGGGTCCTGTCCTGGGCGGGTTCATCGTCCATCAGCTGGGGTGGCGCTCTCTCTTTATCATCACAGGCCTTCTGGGTCTGGTGAATGTGTGGCTGCCGGCCAGGCGGCTTCTTAGTCTTGATCGGCGACACGAGGCCGCGGGACGCTTTGACGTGGTCGGTTCGGGGATCTACGCTGTCGGGCTCACCGCCATGCTGGTAGGGCTTTCGTACCTGCCCGGGCTTGTGGGAGTCTGCATGACTGCTGCCGGAGCGTTCGGCCTAGGGCTGTTTGTGTGGTGGGAAGGTAGGGCTTCCGATCCGCTGCTTCGCTTGTCGCTTTTTCGCAGAAACCGCGTGTTTGCCTTGGCTAATGCAGCTGCTCTTATCCAGTACGCCGCGACCTCGGCTGTGGTCTTTCTTCTCAGCCTGTATCTGCAGTACAACCGGGGGCTCGATCCTCAAAAAGCGGGCCTGGTGCTGGTTACCGGAAGCGTTGTGCAGGTGCTACTTGCCCCCCTGGTGGGCCGGCTCACTGATCGTTTAGACACAAGATATCTGGCGTCGGGCGGGATGGCAGCGGGCGTGCTAGGTATATTAGGCCTCAGCTTTGCTGGATCCGCGACGCCGTTTTGGTACATCATCGTTATGTTGTGTGTGCTAAATGGGGGAGTCGCGTTTTTCTCCACCCCGAACACTCACGCCGTCATGAACAGCGTACACACGCGCTTGGTGGGAGTAGCATCGGCCACTCTGGCTACTATGCGGCAGGCGGGAATGAATCTAAGCCAGGGCATCGCTACCATGATTCTAGCCTTGGAGGTCGGCCGTCGAGCCATCCAACCGGCTGACTATCCGCAGCTGCTGGAAAGTCTACGCATTAGCTACTGGATATTCACGGCTCTACCGGTTGTGGGGGTGGCGGCGTCGCTGGTGGGCCCGCGTCGGAAGGCGGAGCGGCCGATCGACGGGGAGGCAGGTCGGTACGAGTAG